DNA from Arthrobacter sp. SLBN-112:
CTGCCGAAGATGGAAAGCCACCTCGAAGCCCGGCTGTGGAACGACATCTTCGTTTTCGCACAGGACGCCCTCGGCATCCCCCAGGGAACCATCCGGGCCACCGTCCTGGTGGAAACCATTCCCGCGGCCTTCGAGATGGACGAGATCCTGTATGAGCTGCGGGACCATGCCTCCGGCCTCAACGCGGGGCGCTGGGATTACCTGTTCAGCATCATCAAGTATTTCCGCGATTCCGGTACGAAATTCACCCTGCCCGACCGTGCAGCGGTATCGATGACCGTTCCCTTTATGCGGGCCTACACCGAACTTCTGGTCAAGACCTGCCACCAGCGCGGGGCGTTTGCCATGGGTGGCATGGCAGCAGTCATTCCGAACCGCCGCCAGCCGGAAGTCACCGAAGAGGCATTCGCAAAAGTACGGGCAGACAAGACCCGCGAGGCCAACGACGGATTCGACGGCTCCTGGGTTGCGCACCCGGACCTCGTTCCCATCTGCATGGAGGTATTCGACCGGGTCCTGGGAGACGCCCCCAACCAGGTGCAGCGGACCCGCCCAGAGGTCCATGTCACCGCCGAACAACTGCTCGACATCGAGTCAGCACCCGGCGAGGCCACCGAAGCCGGTCTCCGCGGGAACCTGTACGTTTCCGTCGCCTACACCGCAGTGTGGCTGTCCGGGAACGGGGCTGTTGCCATCCACAACCTGATGGAAGATGCCGCGACGGCGGAAATCTCGCGTTCGCAGGTCTGGCAGCAGATCCGTAACGGGGTAGTCTTCGCAGACACCGGGAACACGTCAACCCGCGAACTGGTCGAGGGCCTGCTGGCCGAGGAAACGGACAAGCTCCGTAACGAGGTGGGCGACGAACTGTTCAACCGGTACTACAAGCCGGCGTCCCGCATCATTTCTGAGATCTGCCTTTCCGAGGACTACACCGACTTCCTCACCACACCGGCCTACGAGGTACTGGAATCGGAAGTGGCAGTCCGGTAGGGGCAGCCTTCCCACCGCTTGACAGGTTGGAGGGCCGCGGCCGTGCGGCAGCAGCCCTCCAATTCCATCGATTGCTCCGTAACTGCCGTTTTCGGCCCAGAAAAGGACAGTTACGGAGCAATCGATGAGGTTTAATCAGTGGCTGCCGGTGAACTTCGGCTCACGCTTCTCCTGGAAAGCCCGGAAACCCTCCGCGTAGTCGTCCGTCTTGCAGAGCCGCGCCTGCTCCTGGTTCTCCTCCTGCATGGCCTCCCACAGGCCCAAACGCTGGTCGCGGATGTGCGCCACCAGCTCCTTCGAGGCAACGAACGCCCCCGTCGCGCCCGAAGCCACCCGCTCGACAATCGCCCGCGTGGACTCCAACAACGAATCAGCCGGCATCGCACGGCTGAACATCCCCTGCGCCACCGCCTCGGCACCCGAGATCAGGTCCGCCGTGTAGATCAGGTCCAGCGTCCGGTGCATGCCCAGCCGCTCCGTGAAGTACCAGTGCCCGCCCGAGTCCAGCGTCGCGCCCAGCTTGGCGAACGGCGAGCCGAACTTGGCGTTCTCCGCCACGTACACCACGTCCGTGGCCAGCAGCAGCCCCAGCCCCACGCCCAGGCAGGCGCCCTGGGCGGCGGCAAAGGTGGGGGCGGGAAAAGAAGCCATCTTCTTCAGCAAAGGCTCCACCAGCCCGCCCAGGTACGCGGCGGCGTCGTCGCTCTCCGGGGTGACGCCCGCGATGTCCCGGCCCGCGCAGAAGGCCCGGCCCTCTCCCCTCAGCAGCAGCGCCCGCACCTCACCGCGTGAGGCGGCGGCAGCAGCGTCGTCGTACGCCTGGGTTAAATCCCGCAGCGCCTGCTCATCCAGCGAGTTCAGCTTCTGCGGTGCGTCCAGCACTACCTCGGCGATGCCGTTGCTGATGGAAAGGGAAATCATGGAACTCCTCTGTTGAAACCGGGAAAGACTTAGACGTCGAAGTCGACCGTGACTTCCTTGCTGGTGGGGTGGCTCTGGCAGGTCAGAACGTAGCCCCTGTCCAGCTCGTCCTGCTCCAGCGCGTAGTTCTCGTCCATGGTCACGCTGCCGGTGACCACCTTGGCGCGGCAGGTGCCGCACACTCCCCCGGCGCACGCGAACGGCACGTCCGGGCGCACCCGCAGCGCGGCGTTGAGGATGGACTCGCGGGCGTGCGTGGGGCTGGCCACCTCGCCCTGCAGGCCGTCCAGCTTGAACGTGATCTTGTACGTCTCCTTGGACTCGTCCACCACCACGGGACGGCCGGCCTGCCCCTCCGGGCGGTCCGGCTTGCCGGAGGTGAACAGCTCGAACCGGACGTTCTCCGGTTTCACCCCGCGCTCGGCCAGGGTGTCCCGGCACAGCTGCACCAGCTCGAACGGCCCGCACAGGAACCATTCGTCCACATCGTCCGCGTGCAGGGCGGTGCCCAGCAGCTGCTGCAGCTTCTCGGCGTCGATCCGGCCGGAGAGCAGCGGCGCGATCCGCTGCTCGCGGGAGAGTACGTGGTGGATGGCGAGCCGCTGGGGGTACTTGTCCTTCAGGTCCGCCAGCTCCTCCAGGAACATCACGTCCATGGCGGCCTTGTTGGCGTAGATCAGGTCGAACCGGGTGTCCGGGTTGGCGGCCAGCAGCGTCCGGGCGATGGCGATCACCGGGGTGATGCCGGACCCCGCCGCGATGGCCACGAAGTTCCCCGCCTCCCCCGCGAGCTCCTCCGGGTGGTTCATGGAATTCATGACGTTCTGCTCCACGGCCTGCCCGTCCCGGCCGTGCTTGGACACGAACGCGCCCATGGGGCTCATCACGTCCAGAGTGTCCCCCGCCTTCAGCTCGGCGTTGGCCCACGTGGAGAACAGCCCGCCCAGGTCCTTCTTGATGGCCACCCGGATCTCGCTGGTGCCGTCCGGGAAGCTGCGCGGCTCCGCGCAGATGGAGTAGCTGCGGCGGATTTCCTTCGGCTCGCCGTTCTCATCCGGCAGCGTGGTGCGCAGGGCCACATACTGGCCGGGCAGGTAGTCGAACTTGCCGGCGAGCTCGGCCGGCACATGGAAGCTGACCTCGATGGCGTCCTCGGTGAGCCGGCGCACCTCCTGCACCTCAAGGGTGTGGAAGGACGGACGACGGCGGCCGGTCACCTCAGCCTCTTCGGCGGTGGTCTGGCGGACAACAGGCATGGGGGTTCCTTACAGGACTTTGAAGTAGTCGAACGGTTCCTTGCAGTCCTGGCACACATACAGCGCCTTGCAGGACGTGGAGCCGAAGCGGGTGAGTTCCTTGGTGTTGAGGCTGGAGCACTGCGGGCACTTCACGGCCAGGCTCAGCCGGATGGGGCCTGAGTGGCCGCCGGCCTTGCTGTTGCCGGACGGTGGGGCGATGCCGTACTGCTGCAGCTTCTGCTTCCCGGCCTCCGTCATCCAGTCCGTGGTCCACGCCGGGGCCAGGACCAGGTCCACCTGGACGTCGTCGTAGCCTTCCTTCTTGAAGGCTGTGTAGAGGTCGTCGCGGATGGCTTCCATGGCCGGGCAGCCCGAGTACGTGGGCGTGATGGTGACCGTGACGCTTCCGTCTTGTACTTCCACGTTGCGCAGGATCCCCAGGTCCGCGATGGTGAGCACGGGGATCTCCGGATCGCAAACGGTGGCCGCGATGTCCCACGCCTTCTGCTGCGGGGTCCGGGTGCGGGTCTCGAAGTCTGAAATGTACACGGCCGTCACCAGCTGGCGCCGGGATGCTCGCGGGCCAGCACCTGCATCTCCGCCAGGATGTAGCCCAGGTACTCCGAGTGCTTGCCGTTCCGGCCGCCGCCCGGCGCCGCGGGCACGTCCGGGACCTCCAGCTCAGCCTCCGTGAGGATTTCGGCGGTGAGCCGGTCAAAGTCTTCCCTCAGGCTGGAAGGCACGACGGCGGCACCCGCCTCAGCGAGGCGCTGCGTCAGGTCATCGTCCTGGAACAGTTCGTTGACGTACGGCCACATGGTCCGGAGGCCGTGGATCATCCGGGTGCGGGATTCCTCCGTGCCGCCAGCCAGGCGCAGGACCCACTGGGCGCTGTGGTCCCGGTGGTAGTCCACTTCCTTCACGGCCTTGGCGGCGATGGCAGCCAGGGTCTCGTCCGTGGATCCGGTGAGGCGGCGGTAGAGCTCGTACTGGTAGTAGCTCACCACGAACTGGCGGGCGATGGTGGCCGCGAAGTCCCCGTTGGGCTGCTCGAACAGCTGCACGCTGCGGAACTCGTGTTCGCGGCGGAAGTAGGCCAGGTCATCCTCGGACTTGGCCGAGCCGTCGTCGTTGGTCATGGCGGCACCGGCGTAGGTGAGGAAGCTGCGCGCGTGGCCTAGCTGGTCCAGGGCGATATTGCCCAGGGCGATGTCCTCTTCCAGCTCCGGCGCGCGGGAGATCCAGTGGCCCAGGCGCTGGGCGAGAATCAGGGCGTCGTCGCCCAGGCGGAGGGCGTACTCGGCGATGTCCTCCGAGGGCTTCACCAGGCCGGTGCGGACCTCGAGGGCGATGTCCTCCGGGCGCAGGGCGTTGCCGGGGGTGATACGGGTGGCGGAGGCGTTGGAATCGC
Protein-coding regions in this window:
- the paaC gene encoding 1,2-phenylacetyl-CoA epoxidase subunit PaaC, producing MSTPDTTTGHGDISTGVAGGDSNASATRITPGNALRPEDIALEVRTGLVKPSEDIAEYALRLGDDALILAQRLGHWISRAPELEEDIALGNIALDQLGHARSFLTYAGAAMTNDDGSAKSEDDLAYFRREHEFRSVQLFEQPNGDFAATIARQFVVSYYQYELYRRLTGSTDETLAAIAAKAVKEVDYHRDHSAQWVLRLAGGTEESRTRMIHGLRTMWPYVNELFQDDDLTQRLAEAGAAVVPSSLREDFDRLTAEILTEAELEVPDVPAAPGGGRNGKHSEYLGYILAEMQVLAREHPGASW
- the paaD gene encoding 1,2-phenylacetyl-CoA epoxidase subunit PaaD; this encodes MYISDFETRTRTPQQKAWDIAATVCDPEIPVLTIADLGILRNVEVQDGSVTVTITPTYSGCPAMEAIRDDLYTAFKKEGYDDVQVDLVLAPAWTTDWMTEAGKQKLQQYGIAPPSGNSKAGGHSGPIRLSLAVKCPQCSSLNTKELTRFGSTSCKALYVCQDCKEPFDYFKVL
- a CDS encoding enoyl-CoA hydratase/isomerase family protein, with translation MISLSISNGIAEVVLDAPQKLNSLDEQALRDLTQAYDDAAAAASRGEVRALLLRGEGRAFCAGRDIAGVTPESDDAAAYLGGLVEPLLKKMASFPAPTFAAAQGACLGVGLGLLLATDVVYVAENAKFGSPFAKLGATLDSGGHWYFTERLGMHRTLDLIYTADLISGAEAVAQGMFSRAMPADSLLESTRAIVERVASGATGAFVASKELVAHIRDQRLGLWEAMQEENQEQARLCKTDDYAEGFRAFQEKREPKFTGSH
- the paaE gene encoding 1,2-phenylacetyl-CoA epoxidase subunit PaaE, coding for MPVVRQTTAEEAEVTGRRRPSFHTLEVQEVRRLTEDAIEVSFHVPAELAGKFDYLPGQYVALRTTLPDENGEPKEIRRSYSICAEPRSFPDGTSEIRVAIKKDLGGLFSTWANAELKAGDTLDVMSPMGAFVSKHGRDGQAVEQNVMNSMNHPEELAGEAGNFVAIAAGSGITPVIAIARTLLAANPDTRFDLIYANKAAMDVMFLEELADLKDKYPQRLAIHHVLSREQRIAPLLSGRIDAEKLQQLLGTALHADDVDEWFLCGPFELVQLCRDTLAERGVKPENVRFELFTSGKPDRPEGQAGRPVVVDESKETYKITFKLDGLQGEVASPTHARESILNAALRVRPDVPFACAGGVCGTCRAKVVTGSVTMDENYALEQDELDRGYVLTCQSHPTSKEVTVDFDV
- the aceB gene encoding malate synthase A, encoding MPLTRTADLPFDRAAEILTPEALEFLAALHARFAAERDARLAARQERRSEAAKTGTLDFLPETAAVRDGDWTVASAPPALQDRRVEITGPCSPAKMAINALNSGAKVWLADLEDASCPTWFNVIDGQLSLYDAARGTLAYTSPEGKTYALRTDAPTAVVIMRPRGWHMEERNLEFDGKPAIGALVDFGLHFFHNAKQLLENGHGPYYYLPKMESHLEARLWNDIFVFAQDALGIPQGTIRATVLVETIPAAFEMDEILYELRDHASGLNAGRWDYLFSIIKYFRDSGTKFTLPDRAAVSMTVPFMRAYTELLVKTCHQRGAFAMGGMAAVIPNRRQPEVTEEAFAKVRADKTREANDGFDGSWVAHPDLVPICMEVFDRVLGDAPNQVQRTRPEVHVTAEQLLDIESAPGEATEAGLRGNLYVSVAYTAVWLSGNGAVAIHNLMEDAATAEISRSQVWQQIRNGVVFADTGNTSTRELVEGLLAEETDKLRNEVGDELFNRYYKPASRIISEICLSEDYTDFLTTPAYEVLESEVAVR